Proteins found in one Paenibacillus wynnii genomic segment:
- the yihA gene encoding ribosome biogenesis GTP-binding protein YihA/YsxC — MKVTSSDFIISAVGPDQYPDDALPEVALAGRSNVGKSSLINRMIDRKNLARTSSTPGKTQHMNYYLINEMMYFVDFPGYGYAKVSKSQRAVWGKMVEKYMAERETLKLVLLIVDLRHPPTSNDKMMFDWLKHYDLPLCVVATKADKIPKTRWPKHIKIMKQELGVLPGDNFIPFSSEIGLGKDELWSLVEGFIATSGAEEEDLPEGVAEEAISDSEESSES, encoded by the coding sequence ATGAAAGTAACTAGTTCCGATTTTATTATCAGCGCCGTTGGCCCTGATCAGTATCCTGATGATGCCTTGCCAGAGGTTGCTCTGGCAGGGAGATCCAATGTGGGGAAGTCCTCCCTCATTAATCGTATGATTGACCGCAAGAACCTGGCCCGGACGAGCTCGACCCCGGGTAAGACGCAGCATATGAACTATTACCTTATCAATGAAATGATGTATTTCGTCGACTTTCCGGGATATGGATATGCCAAAGTGTCCAAGTCTCAGCGGGCAGTATGGGGCAAGATGGTTGAGAAATATATGGCTGAGAGAGAAACCCTGAAGCTGGTTCTGCTGATCGTAGATTTACGCCATCCTCCTACAAGTAATGATAAGATGATGTTCGATTGGCTTAAGCATTATGATTTGCCGCTCTGTGTAGTAGCTACCAAAGCAGACAAAATCCCTAAAACCCGTTGGCCGAAGCACATTAAGATCATGAAGCAGGAGTTAGGGGTTCTTCCAGGCGATAACTTTATCCCATTTTCATCCGAAATTGGTCTGGGTAAAGACGAGTTGTGGTCCCTGGTAGAAGGCTTTATCGCTACATCAGGAGCAGAAGAAGAGGATTTGCCTGAAGGGGTTGCTGAGGAAGCTATATCTGATTCTGAGGAGTCCTCGGAGTCATAA
- a CDS encoding S-layer homology domain-containing protein, whose protein sequence is MSIKKKLVVSTMAVSMAAASVAGLPLGINGFAKQVGIVGTASAATSGNFADLKARANTLYGSLSAPDKQILRDFRAELQGLSQAQLENSFAPVLAQLDLIPADKNALFNLYKELVSSFYSPDYSAVTDILESPNYQSYEDVLKKIGDQAGITNLSVNEVYNFIFGATGVEQKLITLFKGKKESDLLAIAINSNSAPALEAKAIVLDSKIGTANYTLRAALNKLGITSEMLSATMDNLEAEASVTQEKAATLVLAQAYYNAYIKAPIVITPPTGGGVTPPAMTLEQQYTAASNLDVSSLVQVIDSKATVKLVDSDTIAVMTKLAAAAKTAGKTGELTLTLNVGTVTATTVEVPLSKAIIDAAKANGIANIAITFNGLTVTIPVSQFSGALVLTVSTVNDNAASSVTKMKLASNVYEFKLTVDGVVTTSFKRPIQFKLPLKNVPGLDKELLSVAKIVYGDLQFQGGKVDGDFIVEPRDTFSSYVVVENKVDFNDIASVQAWAGKQIQVVAAKGAIEGVGQGKFAPKSNVTRAEFAKMLIRALNLENNSATQSFTDVSSSAWYAPYVAVAAEKGIITGRSASQFDPNATITRAEMATMISRALKSINPSLTSDATAISKFSDAAKISASLKGGVAFAASNNLVIGNAGKFEPNKTATRAEAAVIIYRTMNFK, encoded by the coding sequence TTGAGTATTAAGAAGAAGCTAGTAGTATCAACAATGGCAGTAAGTATGGCAGCTGCATCCGTAGCTGGACTTCCACTAGGTATCAATGGATTTGCAAAGCAAGTTGGAATCGTAGGAACAGCCTCCGCAGCAACTAGCGGGAATTTCGCTGATCTGAAGGCTCGTGCAAATACTCTTTATGGAAGTTTAAGTGCACCAGATAAACAAATTCTTCGCGATTTCCGCGCTGAGCTTCAAGGACTTAGTCAAGCTCAGTTGGAGAACAGTTTTGCTCCAGTTTTAGCCCAACTTGATCTGATACCGGCTGATAAGAATGCATTATTCAACTTATACAAAGAGCTAGTCTCATCGTTCTATTCTCCTGATTATTCTGCGGTAACTGATATCTTAGAATCTCCTAACTACCAGTCTTATGAAGACGTACTTAAGAAGATCGGTGACCAAGCGGGTATTACGAACCTTTCGGTTAACGAGGTTTACAATTTCATATTCGGTGCTACCGGAGTGGAGCAGAAGCTGATCACCCTATTTAAAGGGAAAAAAGAATCTGATTTGCTGGCGATTGCCATTAATTCGAATAGCGCACCGGCATTAGAAGCTAAGGCAATTGTTCTTGATAGCAAAATTGGTACTGCTAACTACACGTTAAGAGCGGCCCTGAACAAGCTCGGCATCACATCAGAAATGCTGTCAGCTACCATGGATAATCTTGAAGCTGAAGCATCCGTAACTCAAGAAAAGGCCGCAACTCTAGTGTTGGCCCAGGCTTATTATAATGCTTATATTAAGGCTCCAATTGTTATTACTCCTCCAACCGGCGGTGGTGTAACTCCTCCAGCTATGACTTTAGAACAACAATATACAGCTGCTTCAAATCTTGATGTTTCTAGTCTTGTACAAGTCATCGATAGCAAAGCAACGGTGAAGCTGGTAGATAGCGACACCATCGCAGTGATGACCAAGCTAGCTGCCGCGGCTAAGACGGCCGGTAAAACAGGTGAACTTACGCTAACACTGAACGTTGGAACAGTAACTGCTACTACAGTAGAAGTGCCTCTTTCCAAAGCTATCATTGATGCTGCCAAAGCCAATGGTATTGCTAATATCGCCATTACTTTTAACGGCTTGACTGTAACGATTCCGGTATCTCAATTCAGCGGAGCACTTGTATTGACTGTATCCACAGTAAATGACAATGCGGCTTCATCAGTTACCAAGATGAAACTGGCTTCAAATGTATATGAATTCAAATTAACTGTAGATGGTGTGGTTACTACATCCTTCAAACGGCCGATTCAGTTCAAACTTCCGCTTAAGAACGTACCAGGTCTCGATAAAGAGCTTCTATCCGTAGCCAAGATTGTATACGGAGACCTTCAATTCCAAGGTGGTAAAGTGGATGGAGATTTCATCGTTGAACCGCGTGATACCTTCTCTTCCTACGTAGTAGTTGAGAACAAAGTCGATTTCAATGATATTGCCAGTGTACAAGCTTGGGCAGGTAAACAAATTCAAGTAGTAGCTGCTAAAGGTGCCATTGAAGGTGTTGGACAAGGCAAATTCGCTCCGAAGAGCAATGTTACCCGTGCGGAATTCGCGAAAATGTTGATCCGTGCTCTGAACTTGGAGAACAACTCGGCAACACAAAGCTTCACAGATGTGAGTTCTTCCGCTTGGTACGCACCATATGTAGCGGTTGCTGCTGAGAAGGGAATCATTACTGGACGCAGTGCTTCCCAGTTTGATCCGAATGCAACGATCACTCGTGCTGAAATGGCGACAATGATCTCACGCGCTTTGAAATCTATTAATCCTTCCCTTACATCTGATGCAACAGCAATCAGCAAATTCTCGGACGCTGCTAAGATCAGTGCTTCCCTGAAGGGCGGCGTGGCATTCGCAGCTAGTAATAACCTAGTGATCGGCAACGCTGGTAAATTTGAGCCTAACAAAACAGCTACTCGTGCTGAAGCCGCAGTAATCATCTATCGCACTATGAATTTCAAATAA
- a CDS encoding IS1182 family transposase, whose amino-acid sequence MLNEKDQGDSGKYQMEMVCLDQLVPSDHLLRLVEKHVDFSFITEKVRPYYSATQGRPSIPPIRLFKMMLIGYLFNIRSERILEQDINVNLAYRWFLGLGLSEPVPDHSTISYNRNGRFQGTDVFQEIFDEVVRLAISHRMIAGRLLITDSTHIEANANKNRYTQQMTSESPHAYLQELETAVHESRRAHGKKPLAPPRGKREEEPKKLKVSLTDPESGYMNRKNKPEGFFYLDHRTVDHKYNMITDVYVTPGNVNDSTVYMERLTRQLETFGFRDTLEAIALDSGYMVPHICKQTTPWMTVIAERKPPSKPGFLTKEDFTYDAKKDVYVCPLGQPLTYRTTNRQGYNEYISSKGHCAACPKVTQCTENSKHQRTIQRHVWEDFKEKVHQNRKSPEGEKIYKYRAQTIERSFADAKNLHGYRRCRMRGKAKMQEQALMTAIAQNLKKMARHLAKMEAYAFHLCMKKSNLHYFNRHLGFRMIFAA is encoded by the coding sequence ATGTTAAACGAAAAAGATCAAGGGGATAGCGGAAAATATCAAATGGAGATGGTTTGTTTAGACCAGTTGGTTCCCTCCGATCACCTCCTTCGTTTGGTCGAAAAACATGTGGATTTTTCGTTCATTACCGAAAAGGTACGCCCTTATTATAGTGCAACCCAAGGAAGACCTTCGATTCCACCCATCCGTTTATTCAAAATGATGCTGATTGGCTACCTGTTTAACATTCGTTCCGAACGCATCCTTGAGCAGGACATTAACGTTAACCTTGCCTACCGGTGGTTTTTAGGCCTGGGCCTTAGTGAACCAGTTCCGGACCATTCCACGATTAGTTATAACCGGAATGGACGATTTCAGGGAACCGATGTCTTCCAGGAAATCTTCGACGAAGTGGTGCGGCTTGCCATTTCCCACCGCATGATTGCGGGGCGGCTCTTAATTACAGATTCGACGCACATCGAGGCGAATGCCAATAAAAATCGTTATACGCAGCAAATGACGAGTGAGTCCCCGCACGCCTATCTGCAAGAGTTGGAGACCGCAGTCCATGAAAGCCGCCGTGCTCACGGGAAAAAGCCATTAGCTCCTCCACGCGGGAAACGGGAGGAGGAGCCCAAAAAACTGAAAGTGAGCCTGACTGATCCAGAGAGCGGCTACATGAATCGTAAGAACAAACCGGAAGGATTCTTTTACTTAGACCACCGGACGGTTGACCACAAATACAATATGATTACCGATGTGTATGTGACGCCAGGCAATGTCAATGATTCAACCGTGTATATGGAGCGCTTAACCCGGCAACTGGAGACCTTTGGTTTTCGAGACACCCTCGAAGCCATAGCCTTGGATTCCGGATACATGGTGCCCCATATTTGCAAACAAACGACGCCATGGATGACTGTAATTGCCGAGCGGAAACCACCCAGCAAACCCGGCTTTCTCACGAAAGAAGACTTTACCTATGATGCGAAAAAGGATGTATACGTATGTCCATTAGGACAACCACTCACGTACCGAACGACGAACCGACAAGGCTACAACGAGTATATATCATCCAAGGGGCACTGCGCGGCTTGCCCGAAAGTCACTCAATGTACTGAAAACTCCAAGCACCAGCGTACGATTCAGCGGCATGTATGGGAAGACTTCAAAGAGAAAGTACACCAAAACCGGAAAAGTCCCGAAGGCGAGAAAATCTACAAATACCGCGCTCAAACCATTGAGCGTAGCTTTGCTGATGCCAAAAATCTCCACGGGTACCGTCGATGCCGAATGCGGGGCAAAGCCAAGATGCAGGAACAGGCATTGATGACGGCCATTGCACAGAATCTGAAGAAAATGGCCCGTCACTTAGCAAAGATGGAGGCCTATGCTTTTCATTTGTGTATGAAAAAGAGTAACCTTCACTACTTTAACCGTCATTTGGGTTTCCGCATGATATTTGCAGCTTGA
- the ispG gene encoding flavodoxin-dependent (E)-4-hydroxy-3-methylbut-2-enyl-diphosphate synthase → MFLRHQTRPVNVGGVIIGGNNEVAIQSMCTTKTADVEATVAEILRLEEAGCQLVRVTVNNEEAAAAIKEIKKRIHIPLVADIHFNYKLALLSIENGIDKVRINPGNIGRREKVEAVVNACKAKGIPIRIGVNAGSLENHLLEKYGYPTPEAMVESALYHIGILEELDFHDIIVSLKASDVPMAIEAYRQAAQVIPYPLHLGITESGTLFAGTVKSSAGIGALLSMGIGSTVRISLSADPVEEVKVARELLKTFGLISNAATLISCPTCGRLDIDLFSIANEVEEYISKLKVPIKVSVLGCAVNGPGEAREADIGIAGARGEGMLFRYGEMIRKVPEAELVSELKKEIDAIVVAYEATGEIPGRSHANLAPPVQVGKSSNGI, encoded by the coding sequence ATGTTCTTGAGACACCAGACACGTCCCGTCAATGTTGGCGGCGTCATTATTGGGGGAAACAACGAGGTTGCCATTCAAAGCATGTGTACAACCAAAACAGCAGATGTCGAGGCAACGGTTGCCGAGATCCTGCGGCTGGAAGAAGCAGGTTGTCAGTTAGTACGGGTGACCGTGAACAATGAAGAGGCAGCTGCTGCAATTAAGGAAATTAAGAAGCGGATACACATTCCTCTTGTAGCGGATATCCACTTCAACTATAAATTGGCCCTGCTTTCCATAGAGAACGGGATTGACAAGGTTCGTATTAATCCTGGGAATATCGGCCGTCGTGAGAAGGTTGAAGCCGTAGTGAATGCTTGTAAGGCTAAGGGTATTCCAATCCGTATCGGTGTAAATGCCGGTTCATTGGAGAACCATTTGCTTGAGAAGTACGGTTACCCTACACCGGAGGCTATGGTCGAAAGCGCTCTGTATCATATTGGCATCCTGGAAGAATTGGATTTCCATGATATCATCGTTTCTTTGAAGGCATCTGATGTTCCAATGGCTATTGAAGCCTACCGTCAAGCTGCTCAGGTTATTCCTTACCCGCTTCACCTCGGAATCACGGAGTCCGGTACTCTTTTTGCAGGTACGGTTAAGAGTTCTGCAGGAATTGGAGCTCTTCTGTCCATGGGCATCGGCAGCACTGTACGTATTTCACTAAGTGCCGATCCTGTAGAGGAAGTTAAGGTGGCACGGGAACTCTTGAAGACATTTGGACTCATCTCCAATGCGGCAACGCTAATATCCTGCCCTACTTGTGGACGTCTGGATATCGATCTGTTCTCCATAGCTAATGAAGTTGAGGAGTACATTTCCAAGCTTAAGGTGCCGATCAAGGTATCCGTATTAGGTTGTGCGGTTAACGGACCCGGTGAAGCTCGTGAGGCCGATATCGGCATTGCAGGGGCGCGTGGTGAAGGAATGCTGTTCCGCTACGGAGAGATGATTCGGAAAGTACCAGAAGCAGAACTAGTGAGTGAGTTGAAAAAGGAAATTGATGCCATCGTCGTTGCCTATGAAGCTACAGGTGAGATTCCGGGCCGCAGTCATGCTAATTTGGCACCTCCAGTACAAGTTGGAAAATCAAGTAATGGTATTTAA
- the lonB gene encoding ATP-dependent protease LonB translates to MELSIMLMIVQLFFALVIGVYFWNLLRGQKSNKSAVERESRKELDKLRKMRMISLTKPLSEKTRPATIGDIVGQKDGLRALKAALCSANPQHVIIYGPPGVGKTAAARVVMEEAKKNPLSPFKSDAKFTEIDATTARFDERGIADPLIGSVHDPIYQGAGAMGVAGVPQPKPGAVTKAHGGILFLDEIGELHPIQMNKLLKVLEDRKVLLESAYYSSEDSNTPAYIHDIFQNGLPADFRLVGATTRSPDEISPALRSRCMEIYFRPLLPDEIEVIGRDAIQKIGLKPSPEAVTVVKQYATNGREAVNMIQLAAGLALTEQRDTLNAADVEWVAGSSQLPLRTERKIPSSPQIGLVNGLAVYGPGMGTLLEIEVSATPAVNRQGRLTVTGVVDEEEIGGGSRTIRRKSMAKGSVENVLTVLRTMNLAPDGYDLHVNFPGGTPIDGPSAGVAMAVAIVSAIRGLPVDNTVAITGEIGIHGRVKPVGGVIAKVEAAFQAGATTVLIPKENWQTLFADLAPLRVIPMDTIEEVFRHLFGAQTADVRLPAVIGETFTSTPSLLKADASGEITNL, encoded by the coding sequence ATGGAATTAAGCATAATGCTGATGATCGTGCAGCTCTTTTTTGCGCTGGTTATCGGCGTTTATTTTTGGAATTTGCTGCGCGGTCAGAAGAGCAACAAATCGGCGGTCGAGCGCGAGTCTCGGAAAGAGCTGGATAAGCTTCGGAAAATGAGAATGATCTCGCTGACCAAACCATTGTCGGAAAAGACGCGTCCTGCCACGATTGGCGACATTGTAGGGCAGAAGGACGGACTTCGTGCTTTAAAGGCTGCGCTATGCAGTGCTAATCCGCAGCATGTCATTATTTATGGCCCGCCTGGAGTCGGTAAGACTGCTGCTGCCCGTGTAGTAATGGAAGAGGCGAAGAAGAATCCGCTCTCTCCCTTCAAAAGTGATGCCAAATTCACCGAGATTGATGCTACGACCGCGCGTTTCGATGAGCGGGGGATTGCCGATCCCTTAATCGGATCTGTACATGATCCGATCTATCAGGGTGCGGGAGCAATGGGAGTAGCAGGTGTTCCGCAGCCGAAGCCGGGGGCCGTAACGAAAGCTCACGGGGGGATCTTGTTTCTCGATGAGATTGGTGAACTGCATCCGATTCAGATGAATAAGCTGCTGAAGGTATTGGAAGACCGTAAGGTACTGCTGGAAAGTGCCTATTATAGTTCAGAGGACAGTAATACGCCTGCTTATATTCATGATATATTTCAGAATGGACTGCCGGCTGACTTCCGGCTGGTGGGTGCGACTACTCGCTCACCGGATGAGATCTCGCCTGCTTTGCGTTCCCGCTGCATGGAAATTTATTTCCGTCCTTTATTGCCGGATGAGATTGAAGTTATTGGCCGTGATGCGATTCAGAAGATTGGCCTCAAACCCAGTCCTGAAGCTGTCACTGTGGTGAAGCAATATGCAACGAACGGCCGGGAAGCGGTCAATATGATTCAATTGGCTGCCGGTCTGGCCCTAACAGAGCAGAGGGACACGCTGAACGCAGCGGATGTGGAGTGGGTAGCAGGCAGCAGCCAGCTTCCGCTCCGTACGGAGCGGAAGATTCCGTCCTCTCCACAGATAGGACTGGTCAACGGTCTTGCTGTATACGGGCCCGGCATGGGCACACTGTTAGAGATTGAAGTATCGGCAACACCTGCAGTGAATCGTCAAGGAAGGCTCACGGTCACGGGCGTGGTTGACGAAGAAGAAATCGGCGGAGGCTCGCGTACGATTCGGCGCAAAAGTATGGCTAAGGGTTCTGTTGAGAATGTACTCACAGTGCTGCGTACCATGAATTTGGCGCCGGATGGTTATGATCTACATGTGAATTTCCCAGGGGGGACCCCCATTGACGGGCCGTCCGCAGGGGTTGCTATGGCTGTAGCTATAGTCTCTGCCATTCGGGGTCTGCCGGTGGATAATACAGTCGCCATTACCGGGGAGATTGGCATCCATGGCCGGGTAAAACCGGTAGGTGGTGTTATCGCTAAGGTAGAGGCAGCTTTTCAGGCCGGGGCGACCACAGTGCTGATTCCGAAAGAAAATTGGCAAACTCTGTTCGCTGATTTGGCGCCGCTTCGTGTAATTCCAATGGATACGATCGAAGAGGTATTCCGCCATCTCTTCGGGGCTCAGACTGCTGATGTAAGACTTCCTGCAGTGATCGGAGAGACATTCACATCAACGCCTTCGTTACTGAAGGCAGATGCCTCGGGAGAGATCACTAATCTTTAA
- a CDS encoding tyrosine-protein phosphatase produces MIDIHCHILPFMDDGASDWEAALVMAREAEQDGITTIIATPHHANGQYMNPAPNIGEAVKLFNEKLRQSDSSLLVLPGQEIRVYGDLLNDLEKGTLLSLAGSRYILLEMPSSRVPRNMEEVCHELIIQGFVPVIAHPERNAEIASDPSKLERLIEQGSIGQVTAQSVAGVFGSKLQKLSLELCRRNLIQVVASDAHDSVHRPFGLSEAYRTLEKTLGKETSDYFRRNAEKIVRNLEFDKGGHGLPRRKRHKLFDFVKSLLDKE; encoded by the coding sequence ATGATAGATATTCATTGCCATATCTTACCTTTTATGGATGACGGAGCTTCCGACTGGGAAGCTGCTCTCGTTATGGCTCGGGAAGCCGAACAAGACGGGATTACCACAATTATTGCTACACCGCACCATGCGAATGGACAGTATATGAATCCGGCCCCAAATATTGGGGAGGCGGTCAAACTGTTCAACGAGAAACTTCGCCAGAGTGATAGCTCATTACTTGTCCTTCCCGGTCAGGAGATTCGGGTCTATGGAGATCTTCTGAATGATTTGGAGAAGGGGACATTGCTGAGCCTAGCAGGTTCGCGTTATATTCTGCTGGAAATGCCTTCTTCACGTGTGCCTCGCAACATGGAAGAAGTCTGTCATGAGTTGATCATTCAAGGTTTCGTGCCGGTCATTGCCCATCCGGAACGCAATGCCGAGATTGCTTCTGATCCTTCCAAATTGGAAAGATTAATAGAGCAAGGATCAATAGGACAAGTAACTGCTCAAAGTGTTGCGGGGGTCTTCGGCAGCAAGCTGCAGAAGTTATCCCTGGAGCTATGCCGCAGAAATCTTATCCAGGTGGTAGCATCAGATGCCCACGACAGCGTTCATCGGCCCTTTGGACTATCCGAGGCGTACAGGACCCTGGAAAAAACGTTGGGTAAAGAAACTTCTGATTATTTCCGCAGAAATGCCGAAAAAATTGTCAGAAATCTAGAATTTGACAAAGGAGGCCATGGATTACCTAGGAGGAAGCGTCACAAATTGTTTGATTTTGTAAAAAGCCTATTAGATAAAGAATGA
- the lon gene encoding endopeptidase La, translating to MIPNKSKGRRFPLLPLRGLLVYPSMVLHLDVGREKSVRALEKAMVDDNLILLCSQSEVNIEEPGQDDIFRVGTVANVRQMLKLPNGTIRVLVEGVERAEIIQYTDNEEYYEVIARELPEQEDGDQESDALMRTVLSQFEHYITLSKKVTPETLAAVSDIEEPGRLADVITSHLSLKIKDKQEILETIDVHKRLEKLLDILNNEREVLELERKIGQRVKKQMEKTQKEYYLREQMKAIQKELGEKEGRVGEAEELRSLMEDKNLPERVKEKVEKEIDRLEKMPASSAEGGVIRNYVDWLLALPWNDATDDDIDIQKAEQVLDEDHYGLEKPKERVLEYLAVQKLVKKLKGPILCLVGPPGVGKTSLARSIARSLNRKFVRISLGGVRDEAEIRGHRRTYVGAMPGRIIQGMKTAGTVNPVFLLDEIDKMAADFRGDPSAALLEVLDPEQNNTFSDHFVELPFDLSNVMFVTTANAVHNIPRPLLDRMEMLYIPGYTELEKMQIASRYLLPKQKMNHGLADEQLSIGDEVLLLIIREYTRESGVRNLEQQIAALCRKAAKQIVSEEKENVILQPEDIKDYLGVSKYRYGMAELEDQIGTVTGLAWTEVGGDTLLIEVTVVPGTGKLTLTGQLGDVMKESAQAAFSYTRSKAEELGLQPDFYEKIDIHIHIPEGAIPKDGPSAGITIATALISALTKRYVSKDVAMTGEITLRGRVLPIGGLKEKSLAAHRAGYKKILLPKDNERDLKDIPESVRNDVEFVPVSHMDQVLQHALVNPNVEISNEPPSSVH from the coding sequence ATGATACCCAACAAATCTAAAGGTCGTCGTTTTCCTTTATTACCGCTTAGAGGCCTTCTTGTGTACCCTAGCATGGTTCTTCACCTGGATGTGGGACGCGAGAAGTCAGTTAGAGCGTTAGAGAAGGCTATGGTGGATGACAATTTAATCCTCCTTTGTTCTCAATCGGAAGTAAACATTGAGGAACCGGGACAAGATGATATATTTCGGGTAGGCACTGTCGCAAATGTGAGGCAAATGCTGAAGCTGCCGAACGGCACGATTCGGGTGCTGGTTGAAGGCGTGGAGCGGGCCGAAATCATTCAATATACCGATAATGAGGAGTACTATGAAGTTATAGCTCGTGAGTTGCCGGAGCAAGAGGATGGCGATCAGGAGAGCGATGCGCTGATGCGGACCGTTCTGAGCCAGTTCGAGCACTATATTACCTTATCCAAGAAGGTTACACCTGAGACGCTTGCTGCAGTGTCCGACATTGAAGAGCCGGGACGGCTTGCCGATGTTATTACTAGTCATTTGTCGCTGAAGATCAAGGATAAGCAGGAGATTCTGGAGACCATTGATGTTCACAAGCGTCTGGAGAAGCTGCTCGATATTCTTAACAATGAGCGCGAGGTCTTGGAACTGGAACGTAAGATCGGCCAACGTGTGAAGAAGCAGATGGAGAAGACGCAGAAGGAATATTATTTGCGCGAGCAAATGAAAGCGATCCAGAAGGAGCTTGGCGAGAAAGAAGGCCGGGTGGGTGAAGCCGAAGAGCTTCGTTCCCTGATGGAAGACAAGAATTTGCCTGAACGTGTCAAAGAAAAGGTTGAGAAGGAGATAGACCGCCTGGAGAAAATGCCGGCAAGTTCGGCTGAGGGCGGTGTGATCCGCAACTATGTAGATTGGCTGCTCGCTCTTCCTTGGAATGATGCTACAGATGATGATATTGATATCCAGAAGGCGGAGCAAGTGCTTGATGAGGATCATTACGGTCTTGAGAAACCCAAAGAGCGGGTTCTGGAATATCTCGCTGTGCAGAAGCTTGTCAAGAAGCTGAAGGGTCCGATTCTATGTCTGGTAGGGCCTCCGGGTGTGGGTAAAACATCGCTCGCCCGTTCCATTGCCCGTTCACTGAATCGCAAATTTGTCCGTATCTCCCTGGGCGGCGTACGGGATGAAGCGGAAATCCGCGGTCACCGCCGTACCTATGTCGGTGCGATGCCGGGGCGGATTATTCAAGGCATGAAGACCGCCGGAACGGTTAATCCCGTCTTTTTATTGGATGAGATCGACAAAATGGCTGCAGACTTCCGCGGAGATCCATCGGCTGCTCTGCTGGAGGTGCTGGATCCGGAGCAAAACAATACATTCAGTGATCACTTTGTTGAGCTACCGTTCGATCTCTCGAATGTTATGTTCGTGACTACTGCTAATGCAGTGCATAATATACCGCGTCCCTTGCTGGACCGGATGGAAATGCTGTATATTCCGGGTTATACAGAGCTTGAGAAAATGCAGATCGCCAGCCGTTATCTTTTGCCTAAGCAGAAGATGAATCATGGTCTGGCGGATGAACAGCTAAGTATAGGAGATGAGGTGCTATTGCTCATTATCCGTGAATATACACGCGAATCCGGTGTTCGGAATCTGGAACAGCAAATAGCGGCATTGTGCCGTAAGGCTGCCAAGCAAATCGTATCGGAAGAGAAGGAGAATGTAATCCTTCAGCCTGAAGATATTAAGGATTATCTGGGAGTATCGAAGTACCGTTACGGTATGGCGGAGCTCGAAGATCAGATTGGAACCGTGACCGGCTTGGCTTGGACTGAGGTTGGAGGCGATACGCTGCTGATCGAAGTTACAGTCGTACCCGGAACCGGAAAGCTGACACTCACCGGGCAGCTCGGTGATGTTATGAAGGAGTCCGCGCAAGCAGCCTTCAGTTATACCCGCTCGAAGGCGGAGGAACTGGGACTCCAGCCCGATTTCTATGAGAAGATCGATATTCACATTCATATTCCCGAAGGTGCCATACCGAAGGATGGGCCGTCTGCAGGCATCACTATCGCTACAGCCCTAATCTCTGCTCTCACTAAGCGTTACGTCTCGAAGGATGTTGCGATGACGGGTGAGATTACACTGCGTGGTCGTGTGCTTCCTATCGGAGGCCTGAAGGAGAAATCACTTGCCGCTCATCGTGCTGGGTACAAAAAAATTCTGCTGCCCAAAGATAATGAGCGTGATTTAAAAGATATACCGGAAAGCGTGAGGAATGATGTTGAATTTGTACCGGTATCCCATATGGATCAGGTGCTGCAGCATGCCCTTGTGAATCCAAATGTTGAAATTAGTAATGAGCCACCTAGTAGTGTGCATTAG